A part of Thiomicrorhabdus sediminis genomic DNA contains:
- the bamC gene encoding outer membrane protein assembly factor BamC, protein MRLYAKTVVVSTVVASLGLTGCSSLSNMFGSDGSYRDNEAKLVKSLEMPPNLFNPAKPKTEMSLALEKAEQDALAQQDTYDHIPNFKAQGIAMNGNLSERWIEVESENSEQVWSSLKRFFISKGFDLKEERKDIGVMKTDFIARTELVPLDDVGPITKLLNSWRPELADGIYDKYTARVETDVARSVVKVYINHSQVYSPDANEARDIDRQWRMRPYNPIMEAEALYQAMVFFGSSSEKALAQLKVTEQQVEVVEGTELEGLAFRTSMEQGWSYLQAMIYRAAWSIDNVKASQNEIWVKVPNNLREEDSFLSSLAFWSDAGKKDLPEVVKLKLAQAEDSKDKVILKVSSPEGAAPLNEDQRRYIFESLGLLK, encoded by the coding sequence ATGCGTCTTTATGCAAAAACCGTGGTAGTTTCGACTGTGGTCGCCTCGCTTGGTTTAACCGGGTGTTCTTCACTTTCTAATATGTTCGGATCGGACGGTAGCTATAGAGACAATGAAGCCAAATTAGTTAAATCTTTGGAAATGCCGCCAAATCTGTTTAACCCGGCTAAGCCTAAAACAGAGATGTCATTGGCTTTGGAAAAAGCCGAGCAGGATGCTTTGGCGCAACAAGATACCTATGACCATATCCCTAACTTCAAGGCGCAGGGCATTGCTATGAATGGCAATCTTTCCGAGCGCTGGATTGAAGTGGAGTCTGAAAATAGCGAACAGGTCTGGTCTAGTTTAAAACGATTCTTTATCTCTAAAGGTTTTGACCTGAAAGAGGAGCGTAAAGATATCGGTGTCATGAAAACCGATTTTATTGCGCGTACCGAATTGGTGCCTTTAGATGATGTTGGCCCGATTACCAAATTATTGAATAGCTGGCGTCCGGAATTAGCCGACGGTATCTATGACAAATATACGGCTCGTGTCGAAACCGACGTGGCGCGTTCTGTCGTTAAAGTCTATATCAACCACTCACAGGTCTATTCACCGGATGCCAACGAAGCACGAGATATCGACCGTCAGTGGCGCATGCGCCCATATAATCCAATCATGGAAGCGGAAGCCTTGTATCAGGCAATGGTCTTTTTCGGTTCAAGTAGTGAAAAGGCTTTGGCTCAGTTAAAGGTCACGGAGCAGCAGGTTGAAGTGGTTGAAGGTACCGAGCTGGAAGGTTTAGCCTTTAGAACTTCAATGGAGCAAGGTTGGAGTTATCTGCAGGCGATGATCTATCGTGCCGCCTGGTCGATCGACAATGTCAAAGCATCGCAAAACGAAATTTGGGTGAAGGTACCTAATAACCTTCGCGAAGAAGATTCATTCCTGTCTTCACTGGCGTTCTGGTCTGATGCCGGTAAGAAGGACTTGCCAGAAGTGGTTAAGTTAAAGCTTGCTCAAGCTGAAGACAGTAAAGACAAAGTGATCTTAAAGGTCTCTTCACCGGAAGGTGCGGCACCTTTAAATGAAGATCAACGACGTTATATTTTTGAAAGTCTCGGTTTATTGAAATAA
- the dapA gene encoding 4-hydroxy-tetrahydrodipicolinate synthase — protein MFRGSMVALVTPMLEDESVDYDALEKLIEFHIASNTDAIVAMGTTGESATIDFEEHCEVVKFVVEKASGRIPVIAGTGANSTSEALMLTQCAKKAGADAALLVTPYYNKPTQEGLYLHYKKIAESVDIPQILYNVPGRTACDLLPETVIRLAKIDNIIGIKEATGDLSRIDAIKAGVDEDFDLYSGDDASAVDFILAGGHGGISVTANVAPAQLREVYAQALAGNADKAHELDKPLQALHNDLFIEANPIPVKWAVAQMGLMGEAIRLPLTPLSASAQPIVRQAMEKAGITLKK, from the coding sequence GTGTTTAGAGGCAGTATGGTGGCGTTAGTCACGCCTATGTTGGAAGATGAATCAGTTGATTATGATGCTCTGGAAAAATTGATAGAGTTTCATATCGCTTCTAACACCGATGCAATTGTTGCCATGGGCACAACCGGTGAGTCGGCAACAATCGATTTTGAGGAACACTGTGAGGTAGTCAAGTTTGTTGTCGAAAAGGCAAGCGGTCGAATTCCTGTAATCGCCGGTACCGGTGCCAACTCAACCAGTGAAGCACTGATGTTGACGCAATGCGCTAAAAAAGCCGGTGCAGATGCCGCTTTATTGGTAACGCCTTACTACAACAAGCCTACCCAAGAAGGCTTGTATCTCCATTACAAAAAAATCGCCGAAAGCGTCGATATCCCGCAGATTCTTTATAATGTTCCAGGGCGTACCGCCTGTGACCTTTTGCCGGAGACGGTGATCCGTCTGGCGAAGATCGATAATATTATCGGGATTAAAGAAGCCACCGGTGATTTGAGTCGTATCGATGCCATCAAGGCGGGAGTCGATGAGGACTTCGATCTTTATAGCGGTGATGATGCTTCGGCAGTCGATTTTATTCTAGCCGGTGGCCATGGTGGTATTTCGGTAACCGCAAACGTTGCCCCGGCGCAACTGCGAGAAGTCTATGCACAAGCTTTGGCTGGTAATGCGGATAAGGCTCATGAACTTGATAAGCCTTTGCAGGCCTTACATAACGATCTTTTTATTGAAGCTAATCCGATTCCGGTCAAATGGGCGGTAGCACAAATGGGCTTAATGGGAGAGGCGATTCGCCTACCATTAACGCCTTTATCAGCCTCGGCACAGCCAATAGTTCGTCAGGCGATGGAAAAAGCTGGTATAACTTTAAAAAAGTAA
- a CDS encoding peroxiredoxin, whose product MSIKIGDSISAFSLAATSDTTVTEQDLLGKYTVLYFYPKDSTPGCTTEGNDFSELCTQFAEKNCQIFGISMDSMKRHENFKAKQNFAFELISDPDAELCQQFGVYQMKKNFGKEYMGIVRSTFIIDPQGKLVLAWDKVKVKGHAAEVLEALTALQ is encoded by the coding sequence ATGAGCATTAAAATCGGCGACTCAATTAGCGCCTTTTCTCTTGCCGCCACCTCTGACACGACCGTTACCGAACAAGACCTATTGGGTAAATACACCGTCCTCTATTTTTATCCAAAAGACAGCACTCCTGGCTGCACAACAGAAGGCAACGACTTTAGCGAACTGTGTACACAGTTTGCCGAGAAGAACTGTCAGATTTTCGGTATTTCCATGGATTCAATGAAACGTCATGAGAATTTCAAAGCCAAACAGAACTTCGCTTTTGAACTGATTTCAGACCCTGATGCCGAACTTTGCCAACAGTTCGGTGTCTATCAAATGAAAAAGAATTTCGGTAAAGAGTATATGGGCATAGTGCGCAGTACCTTTATTATCGATCCACAAGGAAAACTCGTTCTAGCATGGGACAAGGTTAAGGTGAAAGGCCATGCGGCGGAAGTATTGGAGGCTCTGACAGCCTTGCAGTAG
- a CDS encoding PhoH family protein, whose product MTNEAKRLFILDTNVLMHDPMALFNFEEHDIFISMTVLEELDAGKKGMSEVSRNVRETNRLIDQIISDASFEDIKHGLELERIHPNPEKASSHLGKLFFETEPLLAELPKSLPSHKADNHILQTGLALKSQYPDRNVTLVTKDINMRIKSSAVGLHSEDYYNDRVLEDADLLFTGWEYLDSHFFETHGQNMKSWQDGSRTFYEMDVDEHCHWFPNQCLISENDAGFNAIVRSVEHGKAILEYMHDFTHENHSVWGITARNSEQNIALNFLMDPEIDFVSLLGVAGTGKTLLALAAALEQTLDQNIYNEIIMTRATIPVGEDIGFLPGTEEEKMTPWMGALMDNLEVLTSSDGYTDWEKESTQQLLSKRIKIKSMNFMRGRTFQKKFIILDEAQNLTPKQMKTLVTRAGEGTKVVCLGNISQIDSPYLTETTTGLTYIVDRFKSWNHSAHITLQQGERSRLAEFASDNL is encoded by the coding sequence ATGACCAATGAAGCCAAACGGTTATTTATATTAGATACCAACGTGCTTATGCACGACCCGATGGCACTATTCAATTTCGAAGAGCATGATATTTTCATCTCAATGACGGTTCTCGAAGAACTTGATGCCGGTAAAAAAGGCATGTCTGAGGTTTCTCGAAATGTACGCGAAACCAACCGCCTGATTGATCAAATTATCAGCGATGCCAGTTTTGAAGATATCAAACACGGCCTTGAACTGGAACGCATCCATCCGAACCCGGAAAAAGCCAGCAGCCATCTCGGCAAACTATTCTTTGAAACCGAACCGCTTCTTGCCGAATTACCCAAATCTCTACCCAGTCACAAAGCTGACAACCACATTCTACAAACCGGCCTCGCGCTAAAGAGCCAATACCCAGATCGCAATGTCACGCTCGTCACCAAAGACATCAATATGCGCATCAAATCGTCCGCAGTCGGCCTTCATTCGGAAGATTACTATAATGACCGCGTACTCGAAGATGCCGACCTGTTATTTACCGGCTGGGAATACCTAGACAGTCACTTTTTTGAAACTCACGGCCAGAACATGAAGTCCTGGCAGGACGGCAGCCGCACCTTTTATGAAATGGATGTGGATGAACATTGCCACTGGTTTCCAAACCAGTGCCTAATCAGCGAAAATGACGCCGGCTTTAACGCCATTGTCAGAAGTGTCGAACACGGTAAAGCGATTTTGGAATACATGCATGACTTTACCCATGAGAATCACTCCGTTTGGGGAATTACCGCGCGCAATAGCGAACAGAATATTGCCCTTAACTTCCTAATGGATCCGGAAATCGATTTTGTTTCACTACTTGGGGTTGCCGGTACAGGTAAAACCTTGCTGGCACTTGCCGCCGCTCTGGAACAGACTCTTGACCAAAACATCTACAATGAAATCATTATGACTCGAGCCACCATCCCTGTCGGTGAAGACATCGGCTTCCTGCCGGGAACCGAAGAAGAGAAAATGACTCCTTGGATGGGTGCGCTAATGGATAACCTTGAAGTATTGACCAGCTCGGACGGTTATACCGATTGGGAAAAAGAAAGCACCCAACAGCTGCTCAGCAAACGCATTAAAATCAAATCAATGAACTTTATGCGCGGCCGCACTTTCCAGAAAAAATTCATTATTCTCGATGAAGCGCAAAACTTGACGCCAAAGCAGATGAAAACACTGGTCACCCGAGCCGGAGAAGGCACCAAAGTGGTTTGTTTAGGTAATATCAGTCAGATCGACTCACCTTACCTAACCGAAACAACAACCGGTCTAACCTATATCGTCGACCGTTTTAAATCCTGGAATCACAGTGCACACATCACTCTTCAGCAAGGGGAGCGTTCTCGACTTGCCGAGTTCGCATCAGACAATCTATAA
- a CDS encoding NGG1p interacting factor NIF3 — MADRSLYKLTVFIPETHLEQVKQAMFAAGGGVIGNYDNCSWQVKGQGQFRALPGSSAFIGELNELAVVDEYRVELVVEKSRIKAVIAALKSAHPYETPAFDVLEVISEF, encoded by the coding sequence ATGGCTGATAGAAGTCTATACAAATTAACGGTTTTTATTCCCGAAACCCATCTTGAGCAGGTCAAGCAGGCGATGTTTGCAGCCGGTGGTGGGGTGATCGGTAATTACGATAATTGTAGCTGGCAAGTCAAAGGCCAGGGGCAGTTTCGTGCTTTACCAGGAAGTTCGGCTTTTATCGGTGAGCTTAATGAGTTGGCAGTGGTCGATGAATATCGTGTTGAACTGGTGGTTGAAAAAAGTCGTATCAAAGCGGTGATAGCAGCGTTAAAATCTGCCCATCCTTATGAGACACCTGCTTTTGATGTGCTTGAAGTTATTAGCGAATTTTAA
- a CDS encoding methyl-accepting chemotaxis protein, producing MLGVFKAYWAAWLFTLVAVFLTFIEIPYIEVISLIAVSLIWTALAAKFAHESPEETKLSAEIKESLTTSVSSEALLQVITADESLQMIMDDVDNVIEQEVKVVEDELLQVKHLVAEAIETLNNSFSGLHEQTQAEYRLVLSLLENLGGGTQSEDTMSVQKFSVEIKGVLQYLIDLLINASERSTQTVDKIDEMVGQIEAIFILLEDVKGIADQTNLLALNAAIEAARAGEAGRGFAVVADEVRKLSLNSNVLNEQIRKQAEQAKVTVDQVRSIVSETASKDMEQAVSSKNKVGTMLGDLEEMNSGISDKLGDVSGMISEIERSVSDAVRSLQFEDIVRQLVEQVMNHLQNLERFSKEIGDFIAENKAHPAQSEQEYKERVAEFRQTIHQKRQEIESSRMSRVNTGSMDEGDIELF from the coding sequence ATGCTTGGAGTTTTCAAAGCATATTGGGCAGCTTGGTTATTTACCCTGGTTGCAGTATTTCTCACCTTTATAGAAATCCCCTATATTGAAGTGATCTCATTGATTGCTGTGTCTCTCATTTGGACAGCATTGGCGGCAAAGTTTGCCCACGAAAGTCCTGAAGAGACAAAATTGTCGGCTGAGATTAAAGAATCTCTAACCACCAGCGTATCCAGTGAAGCCTTGTTGCAGGTCATTACTGCCGATGAATCCCTGCAGATGATTATGGATGATGTCGATAATGTTATTGAGCAAGAGGTTAAGGTTGTTGAAGACGAGCTATTGCAGGTCAAGCATCTGGTCGCTGAAGCGATTGAGACCTTGAACAACAGTTTCTCGGGGTTGCATGAGCAGACCCAAGCCGAGTATCGATTAGTATTATCTTTGTTGGAAAACTTAGGTGGTGGTACTCAGTCAGAAGACACCATGAGTGTGCAGAAATTCTCTGTCGAGATTAAAGGGGTTTTACAGTATCTGATTGATTTGCTTATCAATGCCAGTGAACGCAGTACTCAAACGGTTGATAAAATTGATGAGATGGTCGGTCAGATTGAGGCGATTTTTATTCTGCTTGAAGACGTCAAAGGGATTGCCGATCAAACTAACCTGTTGGCATTGAATGCTGCAATTGAGGCCGCTCGTGCCGGCGAGGCCGGGCGTGGTTTTGCTGTAGTGGCTGATGAAGTGCGTAAATTGTCTTTGAATTCGAATGTGCTTAACGAGCAGATTCGTAAACAGGCTGAGCAAGCTAAGGTCACCGTCGATCAAGTGCGCTCGATTGTTAGTGAAACCGCTTCCAAGGATATGGAGCAAGCTGTTTCATCGAAGAACAAAGTGGGTACTATGTTGGGTGATCTTGAGGAAATGAACTCAGGCATTTCCGATAAGCTGGGTGATGTTTCCGGCATGATTTCTGAAATCGAGCGCAGTGTTTCTGATGCGGTGCGTTCATTGCAGTTTGAAGACATTGTTCGCCAGTTGGTTGAACAGGTCATGAATCACCTGCAAAACCTAGAGCGGTTTTCTAAAGAAATCGGTGATTTTATTGCTGAGAACAAGGCTCATCCGGCTCAGTCTGAGCAGGAGTATAAAGAGCGTGTCGCTGAGTTTAGACAGACTATTCATCAGAAGCGTCAAGAGATCGAGTCAAGCAGAATGTCGCGTGTTAATACCGGTTCAATGGATGAAGGTGATATCGAACTGTTCTAA
- a CDS encoding protein-glutamate methylesterase/protein-glutamine glutaminase encodes MLQEMLSSDPDIEVVGTAYDPYDAREKIKQLHPDVLTLDVEMPKMDGVTFLRNLMRLHPLPVVMVSTLTEKGADVTFEAMALGAVDFVTKPKIDLTHTFEDYTQEICTKVKTAAKVTRQMLERQYQRYVAGKEVSQSKAPAAPATTQKTEQLSSQPIQFNRRHFKTTDRVIALGASTGGTEAIKEVLQRMPANAPGIVITQHIPAAFSLPFAKRMDTISEMSVHHAEHRQLIIPGNVYIAPGDKHLRVGRDGARYICLLDDGPPVNRHKPSVDVLFDSVVENVGPNAIGVILTGMGADGAKGMKAIQSIGAPTIAQDEKTSVVWGMPGETVKLGAADYILSIDKIAEKILQLAEK; translated from the coding sequence ATGTTGCAGGAAATGCTGTCATCGGACCCTGATATTGAAGTGGTTGGTACCGCTTATGATCCTTATGATGCCCGTGAGAAGATCAAGCAGCTACATCCTGATGTGCTGACCTTGGATGTGGAAATGCCAAAAATGGACGGTGTCACTTTTTTACGTAATTTGATGCGTTTACACCCTTTACCGGTGGTCATGGTGTCAACCTTAACTGAAAAAGGGGCGGATGTGACTTTTGAGGCCATGGCTCTTGGAGCGGTCGATTTTGTCACCAAGCCGAAAATTGACTTAACTCATACTTTTGAAGACTATACTCAAGAGATTTGTACCAAGGTTAAAACTGCCGCCAAGGTGACTCGACAAATGTTAGAGCGCCAATATCAGCGTTATGTTGCGGGTAAAGAGGTGAGTCAGTCAAAAGCACCGGCAGCCCCCGCAACCACACAAAAAACAGAGCAACTGAGCTCGCAGCCGATTCAGTTTAACCGTCGTCATTTTAAAACCACAGATAGGGTGATTGCCTTGGGCGCCTCGACAGGCGGAACAGAAGCGATTAAAGAAGTTTTGCAGCGTATGCCCGCCAATGCGCCGGGGATTGTCATTACTCAACATATTCCGGCCGCTTTCAGCCTGCCTTTTGCCAAGCGAATGGATACTATTTCTGAAATGTCGGTTCACCATGCCGAACACCGTCAATTGATTATTCCGGGTAATGTCTATATTGCTCCTGGTGATAAACATTTACGCGTTGGACGTGACGGCGCCAGATATATCTGTCTTCTCGATGATGGGCCTCCGGTCAATCGTCACAAACCTTCGGTAGATGTGCTCTTTGATAGTGTGGTGGAAAATGTAGGGCCTAATGCGATAGGTGTGATTCTAACCGGCATGGGAGCAGACGGCGCTAAAGGCATGAAAGCAATTCAATCGATTGGTGCCCCCACCATTGCACAGGATGAAAAAACCAGTGTGGTTTGGGGAATGCCGGGTGAAACCGTTAAATTAGGCGCGGCAGATTATATTTTAAGCATTGATAAAATCGCCGAAAAGATTCTCCAGCTAGCTGAAAAATAG
- a CDS encoding CheR family methyltransferase, translating into MNEREFDFQEKDFQRIKNIVYDFAGIDLNDSKKNLVYNRLSKRIRFLNLSSFSSYIDYVDKMGEDEFVHLINAITTNLTFFFRENHHFEYLGNKVIPELLKKNAGRKRIRIWSAGCSTGEEPYSIAVVIKETVPADWDAKVIATDLDSNVVQTGMRGVYDIDRLKGVPEARKKRWFLKGTGANTGKVKVKPELQKVIQFGQLNLMQDWPIEEGIDVIFCRNVVIYFDKPTQTKLFNRYADKLVDDGHLFIGHSESLYKICDRFELLGQTIYKKINAPSA; encoded by the coding sequence ATGAATGAACGTGAATTTGATTTTCAGGAAAAAGACTTTCAAAGAATAAAGAATATTGTTTATGACTTTGCCGGTATTGATTTAAACGACTCGAAAAAAAATCTTGTTTATAACCGCTTATCAAAACGAATCCGATTTCTTAATCTGAGCAGCTTTTCCAGTTATATCGATTATGTCGATAAAATGGGGGAGGATGAATTTGTTCACCTGATTAATGCCATTACGACCAATCTAACTTTCTTCTTTAGAGAAAATCATCATTTTGAATATCTTGGCAATAAGGTTATTCCCGAGTTGTTAAAGAAAAACGCGGGGCGTAAGCGTATTCGTATCTGGTCGGCAGGTTGTTCAACTGGAGAAGAGCCTTATTCAATCGCCGTGGTGATAAAAGAAACGGTTCCGGCTGATTGGGATGCAAAGGTGATCGCCACCGATTTGGATTCAAATGTTGTTCAGACCGGAATGCGCGGCGTTTATGATATAGATCGTTTGAAAGGTGTTCCTGAAGCTCGAAAAAAACGCTGGTTTTTAAAAGGTACCGGGGCGAATACCGGTAAGGTGAAAGTCAAACCTGAGCTGCAAAAGGTGATTCAATTTGGTCAGTTAAACTTGATGCAAGATTGGCCGATTGAAGAGGGTATCGATGTGATTTTTTGTCGTAATGTCGTTATTTATTTCGATAAACCAACGCAGACGAAGTTGTTTAACCGTTATGCCGATAAACTGGTTGATGATGGTCACCTGTTTATTGGTCATTCCGAGTCGCTATATAAAATATGTGACCGTTTTGAATTGCTCGGACAGACAATTTATAAGAAAATTAATGCCCCTTCGGCATAA
- a CDS encoding chemotaxis protein CheW: protein MDKDMVEKDIEDIHDQIEQHKDNADDQVLSFVLGNEEYGVDILRVQEIKGWEKTTAIPNTPSYVMGVINLRGSVVPIIDLRVRFGLQEITYNDSTVVIIVRSTDSAGTQKIIGLVVDGVSDVYGINKEELQSSPEMTGMVHTEYVNGLATVGDKMVIVLHVDQLINDGILTYIKKALNID from the coding sequence ATGGATAAGGATATGGTCGAAAAAGATATTGAAGACATTCATGATCAAATAGAACAACACAAAGACAATGCTGACGATCAGGTATTAAGTTTTGTTCTAGGTAATGAAGAGTATGGTGTCGATATTCTTCGTGTACAAGAAATCAAAGGCTGGGAAAAAACCACCGCCATTCCAAACACTCCAAGCTATGTAATGGGCGTTATCAATTTACGTGGTTCAGTGGTTCCAATTATCGACTTAAGAGTCCGTTTCGGGTTGCAGGAAATCACCTACAACGATTCAACGGTAGTGATTATTGTGCGTTCGACCGACAGTGCCGGAACCCAAAAAATTATTGGCCTAGTTGTCGATGGCGTATCAGATGTATACGGCATTAATAAAGAGGAATTACAATCGTCCCCTGAAATGACGGGAATGGTTCACACAGAATATGTTAATGGACTGGCGACAGTTGGTGACAAGATGGTGATTGTATTGCATGTTGATCAGTTGATTAACGACGGCATACTCACTTATATTAAAAAAGCCCTTAATATTGACTAG
- a CDS encoding response regulator, producing the protein MSKILAVDDSKSMRQMVSMSLKSAGHDVTEAEDGAVALELAKQGQFDLIVTDINMPNMNGIELITALRAMPNFKFTPILCLTTESSGDMKTKGKEAGATGWIVKPFSPEKLLSVISRVL; encoded by the coding sequence ATGTCTAAAATCTTAGCTGTTGATGATTCTAAATCAATGCGTCAAATGGTAAGCATGTCGTTAAAATCTGCCGGACATGATGTCACCGAGGCAGAAGATGGAGCTGTTGCCCTGGAACTTGCCAAACAAGGTCAATTTGATTTAATCGTTACTGATATTAACATGCCTAATATGAATGGTATCGAATTGATTACAGCCTTGAGAGCCATGCCTAATTTCAAATTCACGCCGATTTTATGTCTAACGACAGAATCGTCCGGTGATATGAAAACCAAAGGTAAAGAAGCTGGTGCGACAGGTTGGATTGTTAAACCTTTCAGCCCTGAAAAGCTATTATCGGTGATCAGCCGAGTTTTATAA
- a CDS encoding STAS domain-containing protein — protein sequence MATEVQLPENMTIHYIETHFGEINKAFNEADNEIVINANKLETIDTSGLQSLLTLIKYAAEQQKQVSWQDTPEVLEQGAEKIGLSQALQLN from the coding sequence ATGGCTACTGAAGTCCAACTACCTGAAAACATGACCATTCACTATATTGAGACCCACTTTGGTGAAATCAATAAAGCTTTCAATGAAGCGGATAATGAAATCGTTATTAATGCGAATAAACTTGAGACGATTGATACTTCCGGACTACAAAGTCTACTAACCTTGATAAAATACGCTGCCGAGCAGCAAAAACAAGTTAGCTGGCAGGATACGCCCGAAGTACTCGAGCAAGGTGCCGAGAAGATTGGCCTGAGCCAGGCACTTCAACTGAACTAG
- a CDS encoding EscU/YscU/HrcU family type III secretion system export apparatus switch protein encodes MNNENENLAEKIAVSLQYDSDESSAPKVTAKGSGLIAQQIIETAEQHNIPIQKDHELVELLAQVELDAEIPATLYEAVAQVLVFAYQVSGKLDHKAEQNSNPHNKADN; translated from the coding sequence ATGAATAACGAAAATGAGAATCTAGCCGAAAAGATTGCCGTATCATTACAGTATGATAGCGACGAATCGTCCGCCCCCAAAGTGACCGCAAAAGGCTCGGGGTTGATTGCCCAGCAAATTATCGAAACCGCCGAACAGCATAACATCCCCATTCAAAAAGACCATGAACTCGTCGAACTGCTCGCACAAGTGGAGCTCGATGCTGAAATACCCGCCACGCTGTATGAAGCCGTCGCTCAAGTACTGGTGTTTGCCTATCAGGTCAGTGGCAAACTGGATCACAAAGCGGAACAAAATTCGAATCCGCACAACAAGGCCGATAACTAA
- a CDS encoding chemotaxis protein CheW, protein MELMNPSIPGGNIPVDNMDDEDYIGPSARCVLFTLENETYGIHVKKIREVLRVGNIRKVAGADYNVLGIINVRGVIVTVVDTRTMNGMPKKEVDDLSRIIIVELDDERTVGMLVDFVMEVKDIPENKIEALSSSRGDQSSKYIQGIAHYQDNIIILIDVDNLFD, encoded by the coding sequence ATGGAGTTGATGAATCCATCAATACCAGGAGGCAATATTCCGGTAGATAATATGGACGATGAGGATTATATTGGTCCAAGCGCTCGATGTGTGTTGTTTACCTTGGAAAACGAGACCTACGGCATCCATGTTAAAAAAATTCGTGAGGTGCTTCGTGTCGGCAATATCCGTAAGGTAGCTGGTGCAGACTACAATGTTTTAGGGATTATCAATGTTCGTGGTGTTATTGTCACTGTGGTTGATACACGCACCATGAACGGTATGCCAAAAAAAGAAGTCGACGATTTATCGCGTATTATTATTGTCGAATTGGATGATGAACGTACTGTCGGTATGTTGGTTGATTTTGTGATGGAAGTAAAAGACATCCCTGAAAATAAAATCGAAGCCTTGTCTTCGTCAAGAGGTGATCAATCGTCTAAATATATTCAAGGTATCGCCCATTATCAGGACAATATTATTATCCTGATTGACGTAGACAATCTGTTCGATTAG